In a genomic window of Lycium ferocissimum isolate CSIRO_LF1 chromosome 9, AGI_CSIRO_Lferr_CH_V1, whole genome shotgun sequence:
- the LOC132030828 gene encoding axial regulator YABBY 5-like produces MSSCIDTTNPEQLCYIPCNFCNIVLAVSVPCSNLFDTVTVRCGHCTNMWTVNMAAAFQSSSYQSHHHLHQVANYTNSPHEYKIDFASSSKCNTRMAARPSITNNSPREERIVNRPPEKRQRVPSAYNQFIKEEIQRIKANNPDITHREAFSTAAKNWAHFPHIHFGLTLEANNQAKLGAAHENTEKHIMHRAALPKIKTFTF; encoded by the exons ATGTCAAGCTGCATTGATACCACTAATCCTGAGCAACTTTGCTATATCCCTTGCAACTTTTGCAATATTGTTCTTGCG GTGAGTGTTCCATGCAGCAACTTGTTTGATACAGTGACAGTTCGATGTGGACACTGCACAAATATGTGGACTGTTAATATGGCTGCTGCATTTCAGTCCTCTTCTTATCAAAGTCATCATCACCTTCATCAG gTAGCAAACTACACTAATTCTCCTCATGAATACAAGATAGATTTTGCTTCATCATCCAAATGCAACACTAGGATGGCAGCCCGACCATCTATCACAAACAATTCTCCTCGTGAGGAGAGGATTGTAAATCGAC CCCCCGAGAAGAGGCAGCGAGTACCTTCAGCATATAACCAGTTCATAAA AGAGGAGATTCAGAGGATCAAGGCTAATAATCCAGATATTACTCATAGGGAAGCATTTAGTACTGCTGCTAAAAAT TGGGCACATTTCCCTCACATTCACTTTGGGCTCACGCTGGAGGCTAACAATCAAGCCAAACTTGGTGCTGCTCATGAG AACACAGAAAAGCATATAATGCATCGAGCTGCATTGCCAAAAATAAAGACCTTCACCTTCTGA